The Gemmatimonas aurantiaca region CGATGAAGTCATCGGCGTGGTCCGTGCGTTCTACGGCCGGTGAGCGTGATGACGGGGACGCATGACATGCAGCATCCGAAGCCGGATCTGAAGCAGCAACTGCTCGATCGGGTGGCCGACCGTTCGGCGGTCATCGGGGTGATCGGGCTGGGGTATGTGGGCCTGCCGCTGGCGATGGAGTTCGTGGCGGCCGGGTTCCGGGTGATTGGCTACGACGTGAGCGCGCGGGTGGTGGACGCGCTGATGGCGGGGCAGTCGCACATCCAG contains the following coding sequences:
- a CDS encoding NAD(P)-binding domain-containing protein codes for the protein MTGTHDMQHPKPDLKQQLLDRVADRSAVIGVIGLGYVGLPLAMEFVAAGFRVIGYDVSARVVDALMAGQSHIQ